In a single window of the Candidatus Hydrogenedentota bacterium genome:
- a CDS encoding antitoxin — MREHYDFSKMKGEKNPYVKRLKQPITIRLDSTTITYFKELAGELGMPYQNLINLYLRDCALNQKKLDMKWVS, encoded by the coding sequence ATGCGAGAACACTATGATTTCAGCAAGATGAAGGGGGAAAAGAACCCCTATGTAAAGCGGCTTAAGCAGCCCATCACGATACGTCTGGACAGCACGACGATCACCTATTTCAAGGAACTAGCCGGAGAACTCGGCATGCCGTACCAGAACCTCATCAACCTCTATCTCCGGGACTGCGCTTTGAACCAAAAGAAACTGGACATGAAGTGGGTCTCATAG
- a CDS encoding type II toxin-antitoxin system PemK/MazF family toxin → MSTKPCRGELWMADLEPITGHEQGGKRPCLVFSDNLFNHGPAELVVVLPVTSKNRGIPLRVPVEPPEGGLKMTSYVMPEMIRSISVRRLVRRLGKISDGTLRTVEEHVCVVLGLG, encoded by the coding sequence ATGAGCACAAAACCCTGCCGCGGCGAACTATGGATGGCCGACTTGGAGCCGATAACCGGCCATGAACAGGGGGGTAAACGGCCCTGCCTTGTTTTTTCCGACAACCTTTTCAATCACGGACCGGCGGAACTGGTTGTGGTGCTTCCCGTCACAAGCAAGAATCGGGGCATACCGTTGCGGGTTCCTGTAGAACCGCCGGAAGGTGGTCTGAAAATGACCAGTTACGTCATGCCCGAGATGATCCGCTCGATCTCCGTGCGGCGGCTGGTTCGCCGTTTGGGAAAAATCAGTGACGGCACTCTGCGGACTGTTGAAGAGCATGTGTGCGTGGTGCTGGGCTTGGGCTAA
- a CDS encoding alpha-galactosidase produces MTTAKAWLATESGLCSQSENPPAFSFLYGDRPFSELFRQWRVEHFSEPASDGAVRHLSVFTDPDTGLEARCELTAYANFPAVEWTLYLENKGGADTPVIGRLRPLDAPFLSATEPHTLRYARGSDATPSDFAPRERRLAGPLRLAPNGGRSSDGVLPFFNVMKPGGDGLVLGIGWTGQWEACFSRTGDGSVMIGAGMEGVHLRLHPGEKIRTPAVLLLFWSGNDPARGNNLLRSLLLRHYTPAPNGKPVNPPVAVSPHGIIGFSDTSEANMVGLIDRVSEHRLPVDTFWIDAGWNGPQMEWARTVGTWETNAERYPKGMRPVADAAHAAGLRFLLWFEPERVMPGTWLFNHHPDWLIAPGEMPQGLKYQKNDGFHLLNYGHPEALAWAKRAFSDFIRDSGLDIFRQDFNMAPLPYWREGESEDRQGMNEIRHITGLYDFFDTLLRGHPGLLIDNCASGGRRIDFEMMRRSLALWRSDHCWDPTATQCMTHGLSQWIPMTGVGAVNPAPYPFRSGLGAHLSLALDYAGTAAVWEQAASELEKYSRVRHLFTADFYPLTPYTQKKSAWMAWQYHSPERGEGLVQVFRREECKEGNTLLRLRGLDQEAIYSVTDLDLNKPVQKKGKELLDTGLSVSAPQAPGALLIHYRATSGES; encoded by the coding sequence ATGACAACGGCAAAGGCCTGGCTGGCCACGGAGTCCGGCCTATGCTCCCAATCGGAGAATCCCCCGGCATTTTCTTTTCTCTATGGGGACAGACCCTTTTCAGAACTCTTCCGGCAGTGGCGGGTTGAACACTTTTCAGAGCCCGCCTCCGATGGCGCTGTCCGCCATCTCTCCGTCTTTACCGACCCGGACACGGGACTGGAGGCGCGGTGTGAATTGACGGCGTATGCCAATTTTCCCGCAGTGGAATGGACGCTGTATCTGGAAAACAAAGGCGGGGCCGACACCCCCGTCATCGGGCGACTCCGCCCATTGGACGCCCCTTTCCTTTCCGCGACAGAACCGCACACGCTCCGGTACGCGCGCGGGAGCGACGCCACGCCCTCGGATTTCGCTCCGCGTGAGCGGCGGCTGGCCGGGCCCCTGCGCCTCGCGCCGAACGGGGGCCGCTCCTCGGACGGCGTGCTGCCCTTCTTCAACGTCATGAAACCGGGCGGGGACGGTCTCGTGCTGGGCATCGGATGGACGGGACAGTGGGAGGCCTGCTTCTCCCGGACCGGTGACGGTTCGGTGATGATTGGCGCGGGCATGGAGGGGGTTCATCTTCGTCTCCATCCGGGGGAGAAAATACGCACCCCCGCCGTGCTGTTGCTGTTCTGGTCCGGTAACGACCCGGCGCGCGGCAACAACCTGCTGCGGAGCCTGCTCCTGCGCCATTACACGCCCGCTCCGAATGGAAAACCGGTGAACCCGCCCGTTGCGGTGTCCCCCCATGGCATCATCGGTTTCTCCGACACCTCCGAGGCGAACATGGTGGGGCTTATAGACCGTGTTTCAGAGCACCGTCTGCCGGTGGACACCTTTTGGATTGACGCCGGATGGAACGGCCCGCAGATGGAATGGGCACGGACCGTCGGCACCTGGGAGACCAACGCGGAACGCTACCCGAAAGGCATGCGGCCGGTGGCGGACGCCGCCCATGCCGCCGGGCTCCGGTTCCTGCTGTGGTTTGAACCGGAACGGGTGATGCCCGGCACATGGCTGTTCAACCACCACCCGGACTGGCTCATCGCGCCGGGGGAAATGCCCCAAGGCCTAAAATACCAGAAGAACGACGGGTTCCACCTGCTCAACTACGGACATCCGGAAGCCCTGGCCTGGGCCAAGCGCGCCTTCTCAGACTTCATCCGAGACTCGGGCCTGGATATTTTCCGGCAGGATTTCAACATGGCGCCCCTGCCCTACTGGCGCGAAGGCGAGTCCGAAGACCGCCAAGGCATGAACGAAATCCGCCACATCACGGGGCTCTACGACTTTTTCGACACCCTGCTGCGCGGGCACCCCGGCCTGCTGATAGACAACTGCGCCAGCGGCGGACGAAGGATTGACTTCGAGATGATGCGCCGCTCCCTGGCCCTGTGGCGCAGCGACCACTGCTGGGACCCGACGGCCACCCAGTGCATGACCCACGGCCTGTCGCAGTGGATTCCCATGACCGGCGTCGGCGCGGTGAACCCCGCGCCCTACCCTTTCCGGAGCGGTCTGGGCGCCCACCTTTCCCTGGCGCTGGACTATGCGGGAACTGCGGCGGTGTGGGAACAGGCCGCGTCCGAACTGGAAAAATACAGCCGGGTGCGGCACCTGTTCACAGCCGACTTTTATCCGCTCACCCCGTACACGCAGAAGAAAAGCGCCTGGATGGCATGGCAGTACCATTCCCCGGAGCGCGGCGAGGGACTTGTACAAGTGTTCCGCCGGGAGGAGTGCAAAGAGGGAAACACCCTGCTCCGCCTCCGTGGCCTCGATCAGGAAGCCATCTACAGCGTCACCGACCTTGACCTGAACAAGCCGGTGCAAAAGAAGGGCAAAGAACTCCTCGACACCGGGCTGTCCGTTTCGGCTCCCCAGGCGCCGGGCGCGTTGTTAATCCATTACAGGGCCACTTCCGGGGAGTCCTGA
- a CDS encoding DUF2089 family protein → MSDVSIPQWAEGLSEEDWQFVKRFLLASGSLKQLAAEYGITYPTLRLRLDRLIAKVRALDTPERQTPFHRTVKVMVAEGKLDVASARALVKAFEASRPSEKE, encoded by the coding sequence ATGTCAGACGTATCCATACCACAGTGGGCCGAAGGGTTGTCGGAGGAGGACTGGCAGTTTGTGAAACGGTTCTTGCTGGCCTCCGGCTCGCTGAAACAACTCGCCGCCGAGTATGGCATCACGTATCCCACCCTACGGTTGCGCCTTGACCGCCTTATTGCCAAGGTCCGCGCCCTGGACACCCCGGAACGTCAAACACCGTTTCATCGGACGGTGAAAGTGATGGTGGCCGAAGGAAAACTGGATGTGGCGTCCGCGCGGGCCCTCGTGAAGGCCTTCGAGGCAAGCCGCCCGTCCGAAAAGGAGTGA
- a CDS encoding YbaN family protein, producing MSWLAKTILLAVGALSVALGVLGMFLPLLPTTPLLLLAAFCFARSSERAHRWLLHNRWFGEYLRNYHERRGITLRHKVVTLSTLWVTIGLSTLFLVPLWWVKLLLLAIAAGVTVYLLRLNTLRPEEASRREE from the coding sequence ATGAGCTGGCTGGCGAAAACCATTCTCCTGGCCGTCGGCGCCCTCTCCGTGGCGCTGGGCGTGCTCGGCATGTTTCTGCCCCTGCTGCCCACCACACCCCTGCTGCTGCTGGCCGCGTTCTGCTTCGCCAGAAGTTCGGAGCGCGCGCACCGGTGGCTGCTGCACAACCGCTGGTTCGGGGAGTATCTGCGAAACTACCACGAACGCCGGGGGATCACGCTTCGGCACAAGGTGGTCACCCTCTCCACCCTCTGGGTGACCATCGGTCTGTCCACCCTTTTTTTGGTGCCCCTCTGGTGGGTGAAGCTGCTACTTCTGGCCATCGCCGCCGGTGTCACCGTTTACCTGCTGCGGCTGAACACACTCCGTCCGGAGGAGGCGTCCCGCCGGGAGGAATAG
- a CDS encoding alpha/beta fold hydrolase produces MSVISRSGWSAVALVTVFIWILFAVANVTHSSGMRREPVRIHGPQGNPCLGTVWTCGTPRAVIVLGHGVTMNQGAMATLADTFARNGHAAVAIDFWGHGRSRERFDWSSNAAQVGAWCAWARERFPGLPLAYLGHSMGGEAGDAAFRENPAVDAFVSLGMLPRRVPDCPTLIAFGRYEELFSEETAREVAGDRAEVLVSPYSDHMLEITDPFLVRGIVAWVNTTLGLGGTVAFSWTRWAVLLAAMLIGVPATLVLAEKAASYQRPSPMPTGIAPLPPPGRFNLFRPAARLLGCAGEALPPMSGSMPAAMVRGAVFGVVFAMLMSLLLSANVFTCSLNHPARLAAWLVLALPLAALFLRTSHALERVNPGTAFRRFAVGALTRATPLLVIASLLALRGPGIAFAGMMLAILALVFAFVAAVHALATRGAGDYRAGAVASGIVLAWITAFWLPLVF; encoded by the coding sequence ATGTCCGTCATTTCCCGGTCCGGATGGTCCGCGGTGGCCCTGGTGACCGTTTTTATATGGATTCTCTTCGCCGTCGCCAATGTCACACACTCATCCGGAATGCGCCGCGAACCGGTGCGCATCCACGGACCGCAGGGGAACCCCTGCCTGGGCACGGTGTGGACCTGTGGTACACCCAGGGCGGTGATTGTGCTGGGCCACGGCGTGACCATGAACCAGGGCGCCATGGCCACGCTGGCGGACACCTTTGCCCGCAACGGCCATGCGGCGGTGGCCATTGACTTTTGGGGGCATGGCCGTTCCCGCGAGCGGTTTGACTGGTCCTCGAACGCCGCGCAGGTGGGGGCGTGGTGCGCGTGGGCGCGGGAACGTTTTCCGGGGCTGCCGCTGGCCTATCTGGGGCATTCCATGGGCGGCGAGGCGGGGGATGCGGCTTTCCGGGAGAATCCGGCGGTGGACGCCTTTGTGTCCCTGGGCATGCTGCCCAGGCGGGTGCCAGACTGCCCCACGCTGATTGCGTTTGGCCGTTATGAGGAGCTGTTCTCCGAAGAAACGGCGCGGGAAGTCGCCGGAGACCGCGCCGAAGTCCTCGTCAGCCCGTACAGCGACCACATGCTGGAGATAACCGATCCGTTTCTGGTGCGGGGCATTGTGGCCTGGGTGAACACTACGCTGGGGCTTGGCGGTACGGTGGCGTTTTCCTGGACACGCTGGGCCGTGTTGCTGGCCGCCATGCTGATTGGCGTGCCCGCCACGCTCGTGCTGGCGGAAAAAGCCGCCTCCTACCAGCGCCCCTCCCCCATGCCCACAGGAATCGCCCCCCTGCCGCCACCGGGACGTTTCAACCTGTTCCGTCCTGCGGCGCGGCTGCTTGGCTGCGCGGGGGAGGCCCTTCCCCCAATGTCCGGCAGCATGCCCGCCGCCATGGTGCGGGGGGCCGTGTTCGGTGTGGTTTTCGCCATGTTGATGTCCCTGCTGCTGTCGGCAAACGTTTTTACCTGCTCCCTGAACCATCCGGCCAGACTGGCGGCTTGGCTTGTTTTGGCGCTCCCCCTGGCGGCGTTGTTCTTGCGGACATCACACGCGTTGGAGCGGGTGAACCCGGGCACGGCGTTCCGCCGCTTTGCCGTGGGTGCGCTCACCCGCGCCACCCCGCTTCTGGTGATTGCGTCACTTCTGGCGCTCCGGGGACCGGGCATCGCCTTTGCGGGCATGATGCTGGCCATTCTGGCCCTGGTCTTCGCCTTTGTCGCGGCGGTGCACGCCCTTGCGACGCGGGGCGCTGGGGACTACCGCGCCGGCGCGGTCGCGTCCGGGATTGTGCTCGCCTGGATAACCGCCTTCTGGCTGCCCCTGGTCTTTTGA
- a CDS encoding toxin-antitoxin system protein, giving the protein MQSKTVRITAADHAVLNELAKRDGKPMAAVLSEAIQELRRNRMLRETNEAYQRLRQDTKAWEEEQQERRVWERTLADGVD; this is encoded by the coding sequence ATGCAGTCAAAGACTGTGCGGATAACCGCGGCGGACCATGCCGTTCTGAATGAACTGGCGAAAAGGGACGGCAAACCCATGGCGGCGGTTCTGAGCGAGGCCATTCAGGAACTGCGCAGAAACCGGATGCTTCGGGAGACCAACGAGGCATACCAACGACTCAGGCAGGACACCAAGGCCTGGGAGGAGGAGCAGCAGGAAAGGCGGGTCTGGGAGAGAACGCTTGCGGACGGCGTGGATTGA
- a CDS encoding toll/interleukin-1 receptor domain-containing protein: protein MATKVFISWSGELSRKLGEALRTWLPGALQYVRPYFTPDDIEKGKKWDSEIASELESSDIGLFCLTPGNTETPWILFEAGALSKKKDKSRVCTILFNLEPTDLKGPMAGFQHTKFVKEDVKKLVAVINSGAGESKLDSPVLDSVFDMWWPRLEQTVTEILGSHNGVQITGRRPDRELVEEILDLTRMNASAQMEGRPFREPKAFASMILNEMKGILSDIPAQVAQRIAEDGDPIRRRRLRRFHPMMMEEIMHMNGGEDDPIGILIMTSMVRDELPWLYEIAVDAYRAVKSGTPSEVEREIGRLRRISKSIMRGPFMEEFGMGREEMHMFFMEFPHLLERMLIRQVESEP from the coding sequence ATGGCCACAAAGGTATTCATCAGTTGGAGCGGTGAACTCAGCCGGAAGCTTGGGGAGGCGTTGCGAACTTGGCTTCCGGGAGCACTTCAGTATGTCCGGCCCTATTTCACGCCGGATGACATCGAAAAGGGGAAGAAGTGGGACTCAGAGATCGCGTCAGAACTTGAGAGTTCAGACATCGGCCTATTCTGCCTTACCCCTGGCAACACAGAAACACCTTGGATACTGTTTGAGGCAGGAGCGCTCTCCAAGAAGAAGGACAAGTCGAGGGTATGCACGATCCTTTTCAATCTGGAGCCTACGGACCTGAAGGGCCCAATGGCAGGATTCCAGCACACAAAATTCGTTAAAGAGGATGTTAAGAAGCTCGTCGCGGTGATTAACAGTGGCGCTGGCGAGTCAAAGCTTGATAGCCCTGTGCTTGACAGTGTGTTCGACATGTGGTGGCCGAGGCTTGAACAGACGGTCACCGAAATTCTTGGATCGCATAATGGGGTCCAAATAACCGGCAGACGCCCTGACAGAGAACTTGTTGAAGAAATATTAGATCTGACAAGAATGAATGCTTCGGCACAGATGGAAGGCAGGCCATTTAGGGAGCCAAAGGCTTTTGCATCAATGATTCTCAATGAGATGAAGGGTATTTTGAGCGATATTCCTGCGCAAGTTGCACAGCGTATCGCGGAGGATGGCGATCCCATTCGTCGGAGACGGCTGCGCCGTTTTCACCCCATGATGATGGAAGAGATCATGCATATGAATGGGGGTGAGGACGATCCAATCGGGATACTCATCATGACATCCATGGTCCGCGATGAATTGCCTTGGTTGTACGAAATCGCAGTAGATGCGTATCGCGCTGTCAAGAGCGGAACCCCTTCGGAAGTTGAGCGCGAGATCGGACGGTTGCGCCGAATCAGTAAGTCCATCATGCGAGGTCCGTTCATGGAGGAATTCGGCATGGGTAGAGAGGAAATGCATATGTTTTTCATGGAGTTTCCGCACTTGCTGGAGCGCATGCTCATCCGTCAGGTTGAGTCGGAACCC